One Hordeum vulgare subsp. vulgare chromosome 4H, MorexV3_pseudomolecules_assembly, whole genome shotgun sequence DNA window includes the following coding sequences:
- the LOC123447439 gene encoding 14-3-3-like protein A: protein MSTAEATREENVYMAKLAEQAERYEEMVEFMEKVAKTADVGELTVEERNLLSVAYKNVIGARRASWRIISSIEQKEESRGNEAYVASIKEYRTRIETELSKICDGILKLLDSHLVPSATAAESKVFYLKMKGDYHRYLAEFKAGAERKEAAENTLVAYKSAQDIALADLPTTHPIRLGLALNFSVFYYEILNSPDRACNLAKQAFDEAIAELDSLGEESYKDSTLIMQLLRDNLTLWTSDNAEEGGDEIKEAASKPEGEGH, encoded by the exons ATGTCTACCGCTGAGGCAACCCGTGAGGAGAATGTGTACATGGCCAAGCTCGCTGAGCAGGCTGAGCGTTACGAGGAAATGGTTGAATTCATGGAGAAGGTGGCAAAGACCGCTGATGTCGGTGAGCTCACTGTTGAGGAGCGCAACCTGCTGTCTGTGGCTTACAAGAATGTGATTGGTGCCCGGAGGGCATCCTGGAGGATCATCTCCTCCattgagcagaaggaggagagccGTGGGAACGAGGCCTATGTCGCTTCGATCAAGGAGTACCGTACCAGGATTGAAACTGAGCTCAGCAAGATATGCGATGGCATCCTCAAGCTTCTGGACTCCCACCTCGTCCCCTCTGCCACTGCAGCAGAGTCCAAGGTGTTCTATCTGAAAATGAAGGGTGATTACCACAG GTACCTTGCGGAGTTCAAGGCCGGTGCTGAGAGGAAAGAAGCAGCTGAGAACACTCTTGTTGCGTACAAGTCAGCCCAG GACATTGCTCTTGCTGACTTGCCTACTACTCACCCGATTAGGCTTGGGCTTGCACTCAACTTCTCAGTGTTCTACTATGAAATCCTGAACTCTCCAGACCGTGCTTGCAACCTTGCCAAGCAG GCATTTGATGAAGCTATTGCTGAGCTGGACTCCCTCGGCGAGGAATCCTACAAGGACAGCACCTTGATCATGCAACTTCTTCGTGACAACTTGACCCTCTGGACCTCCGATAACGCA GAGGAGGGTGGTGATGAGATCAAGGAAGCTGCCTCAAAGCCTGAGGGAGAGGGGCACTGA